From Pan troglodytes isolate AG18354 chromosome 9, NHGRI_mPanTro3-v2.0_pri, whole genome shotgun sequence, the proteins below share one genomic window:
- the ZNHIT2 gene encoding zinc finger HIT domain-containing protein 2 — protein sequence MEPAGPCGFCPAGEVQPARYTCPRCNAPYCSLRCYRTHGTCAENFYRDQVLGELRGRSAPPSRLASALRRLRQQRETEDEPGEAGLSSGPAPSGLSGLWERLAPGEKAAFERLLSRGEAGRLLPPWRPWWWNRGAGPRLLEELDNAPGSDAAELEPASARTPPDSVKDASAAEPAAAERVLGDVPGACTPVVPTRIPAIVSLSRGPVSPLVRFQLPNVLFAYAHTLALYHGGDDALLSDFCATLLGVSGALGAQQVFASAEEALQAAAHVLEAGEHPPGPLGTRGAMHEVARILLGEGPTNQKGYTLAALGDLAQTLGRARKQAVAREERDHLYRARKKCQFLLAWTNENEAALTPLALDCARAHQAHAVAAEEVAALTGELERLWGGPVPPAPRTLIEELPS from the coding sequence ATGGAGCCGGCCGGGCCCTGTGGCTTCTGCCCGGCGGGGGAGGTCCAGCCAGCGCGTTACACCTGCCCTCGCTGTAATGCGCCCTACTGCTCGCTGCGCTGCTACCGGACGCATGGCACCTGCGCAGAAAACTTCTACCGTGACCAGGTGTTGGGAGAGCTCCGCGGCCGCAGCGCTCCTCCCAGCCGCCTAGCAAGCGCCCTACGCCGGCTGCGTCAGCAACGCGAGACCGAGGACGAGCCTGGGGAAGCAGGCCTCAGCTCCGGCCCGGCGCCCAGCGGCCTATCGGGACTCTGGGAGCGGCTGGCGCCGGGCGAAAAAGCTGCCTTCGAGCGGCTGCTGAGCCGCGGTGAGGCCGGGCGGCTGCTGCCTCCATGGCGGCCGTGGTGGTGGAACCGCGGAGCCGGACCGCGGCTTCTGGAGGAGCTGGATAATGCCCCGGGTAGTGACGCCGCGGAGCTGGAGCCCGCCTCTGCGAGGACCCCGCCGGATTCTGTGAAAGATGCCTCCGCCGCGGAGCCCGCGGCCGCCGAGCGGGTTCTTGGAGATGTCCCGGGGGCCTGCACGCCCGTCGTACCCACCCGCATCCCCGCGATAGTCAGCCTGAGCCGCGGCCCAGTCTCGCCGCTCGTGCGCTTCCAGCTGCCCAATGTGCTGTTCGCCTACGCGCATACTCTCGCCCTGTATCACGGCGGTGACGACGCGCTGCTCTCTGACTTCTGTGCCACACTGCTCGGCGTTTCCGGAGCCCTGGGTGCCCAGCAAGTCTTCGCCTCTGCGGAAGAAGCCCTGCAGGCGGCAGCCCACGTGCTGGAAGCAGGCGAGCACCCGCCGGGGCCCCTGGGCACACGAGGGGCTATGCACGAGGTCGCCCGCATCCTGCTGGGCGAGGGCCCGACCAACCAGAAAGGCTACACGCTGGCAGCACTGGGGGACCTGGCACAGACCCTGGGCCGTGCCCGGAAACAGGCCGTGGCTAGAGAAGAGCGAGATCATCTTTACCGGGCCCGGAAAAAGTGCCAGTTCCTCCTGGCCTGGACCAACGAAAATGAGGCGGCCCTCACACCCCTGGCTCTAGACTGCGCCAGGGCTCACCAAGCCCATGCTGTGGCAGCCGAGGAGGTGGCCGCCCTCACTGGGGAGCTGGAGCGGCTTTGGGGAGGCCCCGTGCCACCTGCCCCAAGAACTCTCATTGAGGAGCTCCCTAGCTGA
- the TM7SF2 gene encoding delta(14)-sterol reductase TM7SF2 isoform X4, protein MAPTQGPRAPLEFGGPLGAAALLLLLPATMFHLLLAARSGPARLLGPPASLPGLEALWSPRALLLWLAWLGLQAALYLLPARKVAEGQELKDKSRLRYPINGFQALVLTALLVGLGMSAGLPLGALPEMLLPLAFVATLTAFIFSLFLYMKAQVAPVSALAPGGNSGNPIYDFFLGRELNPRICFFDFKYFCELRPGLIGWVLINLALLMKEAELQGSPSLAMWLVNGFQLLYVGDALWHEEAILTTMDITHDGFGFMLAFGDIAWVPFTYSLQAQFLLHHPQPLGLPMASVICLINAIGYYIFRGANSQKNTFRKNPSDPRVAGLETISTATGRKLLVSGWWGMVRHPNYLGDLIMALAWSLPCGVSHLLPYFYLLYFTALLVHREARDERQCLQKYGLAWQEYCRRVPYRIMPYIY, encoded by the exons ATGGCCCCCACTCAGGGCCCCCGGGCCCCGCTGGAATTCGGAGGGCCCCTGG GCGCCGCGGctctgctactgctgctgcccGCCACCATGTTCCACCTGCTCCTGGCGGCCCGTTCGGGCCCCGCGCGCCTGCTGGGTCCACCCGCGTCCCTGCCCGGGCTGGAGGCGCTGTGGAGCCCACGGGCGCTGCTGCTGTGGCTCGCCTGGCTCGGCCTGCAGGCGGCGCTCTACCTACTGCCGGCGCGCAAG GTGGCCGAGGGGCAGGAATTGAAGGACAAGAGTCGCCTGCGCTATCCTATTAACG GCTTCCAGGCCCTGGTGCTGACAGCCCTGTTGGTGGGGCTGGGGATGTCAGCGGGGCTGCCTCTGGGGGCGCTCCCGGAAATGCTCCTGCCCTTGGCGTTTGTCGCCACCCTCACCGCTTTCATCTTCAGCCTCTTTCTCTACATGAAGGCGCAGGTAGCCCCAGTTTCGGCCCTGGCACCTGGGGGGAACTCAG GCAATCCGATTTACGACTTTTTTCTGGGACGAGAGCTCAACCCTCGTATCTGTTTCTTCGACTTCAAATATTTCTGTGAACTGCGACCCGGCCTCATCGGCTGG GTCCTCATCAACCTGGCCCTGTTGATGAAGGAGGCAGAGCTTCAGGGCAGTCCCTCACTGGCCATGTGGCTGGTCAATGGCTTCCAGTTGCTCTACGTGGGTGATGCCCTCTGGCACGAG GAGGCCATCCTCACCACCATGGATATCACACATGACGGGTTTGGCTTCATGCTGGCGTTTGGGGACATAGCCTGGGTGCCCTTCACCTACAGTCTGCAGGCCCAGTTCCTGCTGCACCACCCGCAGCCCCTGGGGTTGCCCATGGCCTCTGTCATCTGCCTCATCAATG CTATTGGTTACTACATCTTCCGTGGGGCGAATTCCCAGAAAAACACTTTCCGAAAGAATCCTTCTGACCCCAGAGTGGCTG GGCTTGAGACCATCTCTACAGCCACAGGGCGGAAACTGCTGGTGTCTGGGTGGTGGGGTATGGTCCGCCATCCCAACTATCTTGGAGACCTCATCATGGCTCTGGCTTGGTCCTTGCCCTGCG GGGTGTCACACCTGCTGCCCTACTTCTACCTCCTCTACTTCACCGCGCTGCTGGTGCACCGTGAGGCCCGGGATGAGCGGCAGTGCCTGCAGAAGTACGGCCTGGCCTGGCAGGAGTACTGCCGGCGTGTGCCTTACCGCATCATGCCCTACATCTACTGA
- the TM7SF2 gene encoding delta(14)-sterol reductase TM7SF2 isoform X1, with protein sequence MGRGRFHLKTLGQERSLSAFRVQAGAGAAGPDPPRGRVHLLGNGADSVSLTDYCAAALLLLLPATMFHLLLAARSGPARLLGPPASLPGLEALWSPRALLLWLAWLGLQAALYLLPARKVAEGQELKDKSRLRYPINGFQALVLTALLVGLGMSAGLPLGALPEMLLPLAFVATLTAFIFSLFLYMKAQVAPVSALAPGGNSGNPIYDFFLGRELNPRICFFDFKYFCELRPGLIGWVLINLALLMKEAELQGSPSLAMWLVNGFQLLYVGDALWHEEAILTTMDITHDGFGFMLAFGDIAWVPFTYSLQAQFLLHHPQPLGLPMASVICLINAIGYYIFRGANSQKNTFRKNPSDPRVAGLETISTATGRKLLVSGWWGMVRHPNYLGDLIMALAWSLPCGVSHLLPYFYLLYFTALLVHREARDERQCLQKYGLAWQEYCRRVPYRIMPYIY encoded by the exons ATGGGCAGGGGGCGGTTCCACTTAAAAACCCTGGGACAAGAGCGGTCCTTGTCTGCGTTCCGTGTCCAGGCAGGTGCAGGCGCCGCGGGGCCGGATCCTCCGCGCGGCCGAGTCCATCTCCTGGGAAATGGGGCGGACAGTGTTTCCTTGACCGACTATT GCGCCGCGGctctgctactgctgctgcccGCCACCATGTTCCACCTGCTCCTGGCGGCCCGTTCGGGCCCCGCGCGCCTGCTGGGTCCACCCGCGTCCCTGCCCGGGCTGGAGGCGCTGTGGAGCCCACGGGCGCTGCTGCTGTGGCTCGCCTGGCTCGGCCTGCAGGCGGCGCTCTACCTACTGCCGGCGCGCAAG GTGGCCGAGGGGCAGGAATTGAAGGACAAGAGTCGCCTGCGCTATCCTATTAACG GCTTCCAGGCCCTGGTGCTGACAGCCCTGTTGGTGGGGCTGGGGATGTCAGCGGGGCTGCCTCTGGGGGCGCTCCCGGAAATGCTCCTGCCCTTGGCGTTTGTCGCCACCCTCACCGCTTTCATCTTCAGCCTCTTTCTCTACATGAAGGCGCAGGTAGCCCCAGTTTCGGCCCTGGCACCTGGGGGGAACTCAG GCAATCCGATTTACGACTTTTTTCTGGGACGAGAGCTCAACCCTCGTATCTGTTTCTTCGACTTCAAATATTTCTGTGAACTGCGACCCGGCCTCATCGGCTGG GTCCTCATCAACCTGGCCCTGTTGATGAAGGAGGCAGAGCTTCAGGGCAGTCCCTCACTGGCCATGTGGCTGGTCAATGGCTTCCAGTTGCTCTACGTGGGTGATGCCCTCTGGCACGAG GAGGCCATCCTCACCACCATGGATATCACACATGACGGGTTTGGCTTCATGCTGGCGTTTGGGGACATAGCCTGGGTGCCCTTCACCTACAGTCTGCAGGCCCAGTTCCTGCTGCACCACCCGCAGCCCCTGGGGTTGCCCATGGCCTCTGTCATCTGCCTCATCAATG CTATTGGTTACTACATCTTCCGTGGGGCGAATTCCCAGAAAAACACTTTCCGAAAGAATCCTTCTGACCCCAGAGTGGCTG GGCTTGAGACCATCTCTACAGCCACAGGGCGGAAACTGCTGGTGTCTGGGTGGTGGGGTATGGTCCGCCATCCCAACTATCTTGGAGACCTCATCATGGCTCTGGCTTGGTCCTTGCCCTGCG GGGTGTCACACCTGCTGCCCTACTTCTACCTCCTCTACTTCACCGCGCTGCTGGTGCACCGTGAGGCCCGGGATGAGCGGCAGTGCCTGCAGAAGTACGGCCTGGCCTGGCAGGAGTACTGCCGGCGTGTGCCTTACCGCATCATGCCCTACATCTACTGA
- the TM7SF2 gene encoding delta(14)-sterol reductase TM7SF2 isoform X3, whose product MGRGRFHLKTLGQERSLSAFRVQAGAGAAGPDPPRGRVHLLGNGADSVSLTDYCAAALLLLLPATMFHLLLAARSGPARLLGPPASLPGLEALWSPRALLLWLAWLGLQAALYLLPARKVAEGQELKDKSRLRYPINGNPIYDFFLGRELNPRICFFDFKYFCELRPGLIGWVLINLALLMKEAELQGSPSLAMWLVNGFQLLYVGDALWHEEAILTTMDITHDGFGFMLAFGDIAWVPFTYSLQAQFLLHHPQPLGLPMASVICLINAIGYYIFRGANSQKNTFRKNPSDPRVAGLETISTATGRKLLVSGWWGMVRHPNYLGDLIMALAWSLPCGVSHLLPYFYLLYFTALLVHREARDERQCLQKYGLAWQEYCRRVPYRIMPYIY is encoded by the exons ATGGGCAGGGGGCGGTTCCACTTAAAAACCCTGGGACAAGAGCGGTCCTTGTCTGCGTTCCGTGTCCAGGCAGGTGCAGGCGCCGCGGGGCCGGATCCTCCGCGCGGCCGAGTCCATCTCCTGGGAAATGGGGCGGACAGTGTTTCCTTGACCGACTATT GCGCCGCGGctctgctactgctgctgcccGCCACCATGTTCCACCTGCTCCTGGCGGCCCGTTCGGGCCCCGCGCGCCTGCTGGGTCCACCCGCGTCCCTGCCCGGGCTGGAGGCGCTGTGGAGCCCACGGGCGCTGCTGCTGTGGCTCGCCTGGCTCGGCCTGCAGGCGGCGCTCTACCTACTGCCGGCGCGCAAG GTGGCCGAGGGGCAGGAATTGAAGGACAAGAGTCGCCTGCGCTATCCTATTAACG GCAATCCGATTTACGACTTTTTTCTGGGACGAGAGCTCAACCCTCGTATCTGTTTCTTCGACTTCAAATATTTCTGTGAACTGCGACCCGGCCTCATCGGCTGG GTCCTCATCAACCTGGCCCTGTTGATGAAGGAGGCAGAGCTTCAGGGCAGTCCCTCACTGGCCATGTGGCTGGTCAATGGCTTCCAGTTGCTCTACGTGGGTGATGCCCTCTGGCACGAG GAGGCCATCCTCACCACCATGGATATCACACATGACGGGTTTGGCTTCATGCTGGCGTTTGGGGACATAGCCTGGGTGCCCTTCACCTACAGTCTGCAGGCCCAGTTCCTGCTGCACCACCCGCAGCCCCTGGGGTTGCCCATGGCCTCTGTCATCTGCCTCATCAATG CTATTGGTTACTACATCTTCCGTGGGGCGAATTCCCAGAAAAACACTTTCCGAAAGAATCCTTCTGACCCCAGAGTGGCTG GGCTTGAGACCATCTCTACAGCCACAGGGCGGAAACTGCTGGTGTCTGGGTGGTGGGGTATGGTCCGCCATCCCAACTATCTTGGAGACCTCATCATGGCTCTGGCTTGGTCCTTGCCCTGCG GGGTGTCACACCTGCTGCCCTACTTCTACCTCCTCTACTTCACCGCGCTGCTGGTGCACCGTGAGGCCCGGGATGAGCGGCAGTGCCTGCAGAAGTACGGCCTGGCCTGGCAGGAGTACTGCCGGCGTGTGCCTTACCGCATCATGCCCTACATCTACTGA
- the TM7SF2 gene encoding delta(14)-sterol reductase TM7SF2 isoform X5, whose translation MAPTQGPRAPLEFGGPLGAAALLLLLPATMFHLLLAARSGPARLLGPPASLPGLEALWSPRALLLWLAWLGLQAALYLLPARKVAEGQELKDKSRLRYPINGFQALVLTALLVGLGMSAGLPLGALPEMLLPLAFVATLTAFIFSLFLYMKAQVAPVSALAPGGNSGNPIYDFFLGRELNPRICFFDFKYFCELRPGLIGWVLINLALLMKEAELQGSPSLAMWLVNGFQLLYVGDALWHEEAILTTMDITHDGFGFMLAFGDIAWVPFTYSLQAQFLLHHPQPLGLPMASVICLINAIGYYIFRGANSQKNTFRKNPSDPRVAGLETISTATGRKLLVSGWWGMVRHPNYLGDLIMALAWSLPCDPGAFAAEPRCPHEP comes from the exons ATGGCCCCCACTCAGGGCCCCCGGGCCCCGCTGGAATTCGGAGGGCCCCTGG GCGCCGCGGctctgctactgctgctgcccGCCACCATGTTCCACCTGCTCCTGGCGGCCCGTTCGGGCCCCGCGCGCCTGCTGGGTCCACCCGCGTCCCTGCCCGGGCTGGAGGCGCTGTGGAGCCCACGGGCGCTGCTGCTGTGGCTCGCCTGGCTCGGCCTGCAGGCGGCGCTCTACCTACTGCCGGCGCGCAAG GTGGCCGAGGGGCAGGAATTGAAGGACAAGAGTCGCCTGCGCTATCCTATTAACG GCTTCCAGGCCCTGGTGCTGACAGCCCTGTTGGTGGGGCTGGGGATGTCAGCGGGGCTGCCTCTGGGGGCGCTCCCGGAAATGCTCCTGCCCTTGGCGTTTGTCGCCACCCTCACCGCTTTCATCTTCAGCCTCTTTCTCTACATGAAGGCGCAGGTAGCCCCAGTTTCGGCCCTGGCACCTGGGGGGAACTCAG GCAATCCGATTTACGACTTTTTTCTGGGACGAGAGCTCAACCCTCGTATCTGTTTCTTCGACTTCAAATATTTCTGTGAACTGCGACCCGGCCTCATCGGCTGG GTCCTCATCAACCTGGCCCTGTTGATGAAGGAGGCAGAGCTTCAGGGCAGTCCCTCACTGGCCATGTGGCTGGTCAATGGCTTCCAGTTGCTCTACGTGGGTGATGCCCTCTGGCACGAG GAGGCCATCCTCACCACCATGGATATCACACATGACGGGTTTGGCTTCATGCTGGCGTTTGGGGACATAGCCTGGGTGCCCTTCACCTACAGTCTGCAGGCCCAGTTCCTGCTGCACCACCCGCAGCCCCTGGGGTTGCCCATGGCCTCTGTCATCTGCCTCATCAATG CTATTGGTTACTACATCTTCCGTGGGGCGAATTCCCAGAAAAACACTTTCCGAAAGAATCCTTCTGACCCCAGAGTGGCTG GGCTTGAGACCATCTCTACAGCCACAGGGCGGAAACTGCTGGTGTCTGGGTGGTGGGGTATGGTCCGCCATCCCAACTATCTTGGAGACCTCATCATGGCTCTGGCTTGGTCCTTGCCCTGCG ACCCTGGCGCTTTTGCTGCTGAGCCCCGATGCCCACATGAGCCATGA
- the TM7SF2 gene encoding delta(14)-sterol reductase TM7SF2 isoform X2 yields MAPRIWSRWSFPAGRCQDRPNKHVWPPPLACWAGLSGGGVLKLRLLRRPRRVRPRAPIGWCAGPSMGRGRFHLKTLGQERSLSAFRVQAGAGAAGPDPPRGRVHLLGNGADSVSLTDYCAAALLLLLPATMFHLLLAARSGPARLLGPPASLPGLEALWSPRALLLWLAWLGLQAALYLLPARKVAEGQELKDKSRLRYPINGFQALVLTALLVGLGMSAGLPLGALPEMLLPLAFVATLTAFIFSLFLYMKAQVAPVSALAPGGNSGNPIYDFFLGRELNPRICFFDFKYFCELRPGLIGWVLINLALLMKEAELQGSPSLAMWLVNGFQLLYVGDALWHEEAILTTMDITHDGFGFMLAFGDIAWVPFTYSLQAQFLLHHPQPLGLPMASVICLINAIGYYIFRGANSQKNTFRKNPSDPRVAGLETISTATGRKLLVSGWWGMVRHPNYLGDLIMALAWSLPCDPGAFAAEPRCPHEP; encoded by the exons ATGGCACCCAGGATCTGGTCTCGGTGGTCCTTCCCCGCAGGCAGGTGTCAGGACCGGCCTAATAAACATGTGTGGCCTCCTCCTCTCGCTTGCTGGGCGGGCCTTTCCGGGGGCGGGGTTTTGAAGCTGAGGCTTCTGAGGCGCCCGCGTCGGGTCCGCCCCCGAGCGCCGATTGGCTGGTGTGCTGGGCCCAGCATGGGCAGGGGGCGGTTCCACTTAAAAACCCTGGGACAAGAGCGGTCCTTGTCTGCGTTCCGTGTCCAGGCAGGTGCAGGCGCCGCGGGGCCGGATCCTCCGCGCGGCCGAGTCCATCTCCTGGGAAATGGGGCGGACAGTGTTTCCTTGACCGACTATT GCGCCGCGGctctgctactgctgctgcccGCCACCATGTTCCACCTGCTCCTGGCGGCCCGTTCGGGCCCCGCGCGCCTGCTGGGTCCACCCGCGTCCCTGCCCGGGCTGGAGGCGCTGTGGAGCCCACGGGCGCTGCTGCTGTGGCTCGCCTGGCTCGGCCTGCAGGCGGCGCTCTACCTACTGCCGGCGCGCAAG GTGGCCGAGGGGCAGGAATTGAAGGACAAGAGTCGCCTGCGCTATCCTATTAACG GCTTCCAGGCCCTGGTGCTGACAGCCCTGTTGGTGGGGCTGGGGATGTCAGCGGGGCTGCCTCTGGGGGCGCTCCCGGAAATGCTCCTGCCCTTGGCGTTTGTCGCCACCCTCACCGCTTTCATCTTCAGCCTCTTTCTCTACATGAAGGCGCAGGTAGCCCCAGTTTCGGCCCTGGCACCTGGGGGGAACTCAG GCAATCCGATTTACGACTTTTTTCTGGGACGAGAGCTCAACCCTCGTATCTGTTTCTTCGACTTCAAATATTTCTGTGAACTGCGACCCGGCCTCATCGGCTGG GTCCTCATCAACCTGGCCCTGTTGATGAAGGAGGCAGAGCTTCAGGGCAGTCCCTCACTGGCCATGTGGCTGGTCAATGGCTTCCAGTTGCTCTACGTGGGTGATGCCCTCTGGCACGAG GAGGCCATCCTCACCACCATGGATATCACACATGACGGGTTTGGCTTCATGCTGGCGTTTGGGGACATAGCCTGGGTGCCCTTCACCTACAGTCTGCAGGCCCAGTTCCTGCTGCACCACCCGCAGCCCCTGGGGTTGCCCATGGCCTCTGTCATCTGCCTCATCAATG CTATTGGTTACTACATCTTCCGTGGGGCGAATTCCCAGAAAAACACTTTCCGAAAGAATCCTTCTGACCCCAGAGTGGCTG GGCTTGAGACCATCTCTACAGCCACAGGGCGGAAACTGCTGGTGTCTGGGTGGTGGGGTATGGTCCGCCATCCCAACTATCTTGGAGACCTCATCATGGCTCTGGCTTGGTCCTTGCCCTGCG ACCCTGGCGCTTTTGCTGCTGAGCCCCGATGCCCACATGAGCCATGA
- the TM7SF2 gene encoding delta(14)-sterol reductase TM7SF2 isoform X6 — MAPTQGPRAPLEFGGPLGAAALLLLLPATMFHLLLAARSGPARLLGPPASLPGLEALWSPRALLLWLAWLGLQAALYLLPARKVAEGQELKDKSRLRYPINGNPIYDFFLGRELNPRICFFDFKYFCELRPGLIGWVLINLALLMKEAELQGSPSLAMWLVNGFQLLYVGDALWHEEAILTTMDITHDGFGFMLAFGDIAWVPFTYSLQAQFLLHHPQPLGLPMASVICLINAIGYYIFRGANSQKNTFRKNPSDPRVAGLETISTATGRKLLVSGWWGMVRHPNYLGDLIMALAWSLPCGVSHLLPYFYLLYFTALLVHREARDERQCLQKYGLAWQEYCRRVPYRIMPYIY, encoded by the exons ATGGCCCCCACTCAGGGCCCCCGGGCCCCGCTGGAATTCGGAGGGCCCCTGG GCGCCGCGGctctgctactgctgctgcccGCCACCATGTTCCACCTGCTCCTGGCGGCCCGTTCGGGCCCCGCGCGCCTGCTGGGTCCACCCGCGTCCCTGCCCGGGCTGGAGGCGCTGTGGAGCCCACGGGCGCTGCTGCTGTGGCTCGCCTGGCTCGGCCTGCAGGCGGCGCTCTACCTACTGCCGGCGCGCAAG GTGGCCGAGGGGCAGGAATTGAAGGACAAGAGTCGCCTGCGCTATCCTATTAACG GCAATCCGATTTACGACTTTTTTCTGGGACGAGAGCTCAACCCTCGTATCTGTTTCTTCGACTTCAAATATTTCTGTGAACTGCGACCCGGCCTCATCGGCTGG GTCCTCATCAACCTGGCCCTGTTGATGAAGGAGGCAGAGCTTCAGGGCAGTCCCTCACTGGCCATGTGGCTGGTCAATGGCTTCCAGTTGCTCTACGTGGGTGATGCCCTCTGGCACGAG GAGGCCATCCTCACCACCATGGATATCACACATGACGGGTTTGGCTTCATGCTGGCGTTTGGGGACATAGCCTGGGTGCCCTTCACCTACAGTCTGCAGGCCCAGTTCCTGCTGCACCACCCGCAGCCCCTGGGGTTGCCCATGGCCTCTGTCATCTGCCTCATCAATG CTATTGGTTACTACATCTTCCGTGGGGCGAATTCCCAGAAAAACACTTTCCGAAAGAATCCTTCTGACCCCAGAGTGGCTG GGCTTGAGACCATCTCTACAGCCACAGGGCGGAAACTGCTGGTGTCTGGGTGGTGGGGTATGGTCCGCCATCCCAACTATCTTGGAGACCTCATCATGGCTCTGGCTTGGTCCTTGCCCTGCG GGGTGTCACACCTGCTGCCCTACTTCTACCTCCTCTACTTCACCGCGCTGCTGGTGCACCGTGAGGCCCGGGATGAGCGGCAGTGCCTGCAGAAGTACGGCCTGGCCTGGCAGGAGTACTGCCGGCGTGTGCCTTACCGCATCATGCCCTACATCTACTGA